A window of the Mus pahari chromosome 1, PAHARI_EIJ_v1.1, whole genome shotgun sequence genome harbors these coding sequences:
- the Prc1 gene encoding protein regulator of cytokinesis 1 isoform X3: MRRSEVLADESITCLQKALTHLREIWELIGIPEEQRLQRTEVVKKHIKDLLDRMIAEEESLRERLLKSISVCQKELSTLCSELQVKPFQEEKETTVLQLEKDLRTQVELMRKQKKERKQELKLLQEQEQELRDILCMPPCDVDSTSVPTLEELNLFRQRVATLRETKELRHEEFVNIKKQIILCMEELEHTPDTSFERDVVCEDESAFCLSLENIATLQKLLKQLEMKKSQNEAECEGLRTQIRELWDRLQIPEEEREPVEAIMTGSKAKIRNALKLEVDRLEELKMQNIKQVIETIRVELAQFWDRCFYSQDQRQAFAPYYSEDYTENLLHLHDAEIIRLRNYYDVHKELFQGVQKWEESWKLFLEFERKASDPSRFTNRGGNLLKEEKERAKLQKTLPKLEEELKARIEQWEQEHSTAFVVNGQKFMEYVTEQWELHRLEKERAKQERQLKNKRQTEAEMLYGSAPRTPSKRPGQTPNKSGKVRKMNTTAMSSATPNSSIRPVFGGSVYRSPMSRLPPSGSKSVVTSLCSGKKTPRAAQLRANKENLDLNGSILSARTFKGFQI; encoded by the exons TGAGGTGCTAGCAGACGAGTCCATCACATGCCTCCAGAAAGCTCTAACTCACCTTCGGGAAATATGGGAACTAATTGGGATTCCAGAGGAGCAGAGACTACAAAGAACCGAGGTTGTAAAGAAGCATATAAAG GATCTTCTGGATAGAATGATTGCTGAAGAGGAGAGCCTGCGGGAAAGGCTGCTCAAAAGCATATCCGTCTGTCAGAAGGAGCTGAGCACCCTGTGCAGCGAGTTACAAGTGAAGCCGTTTCAG gaagaaaaagaaacaaccgTCTTGCAACTAGAAAAAGACTTGCGCACTCAAGTAGAATtgatgagaaaacagaaaaaggagaggaagcaggaactgaagctacTTCAGGAACAAGAGCAAGAGCTCCGGGACATCCTCTGTATGCCTCCCTGTGATGTGGACAGCACCTCTGTCCCCACCTTAGAAGAGCTGAACCTATTCCGACAGCGTGTGGCAACTCTGAGGGAGACAAAG gaattGAGGCATGAAGAATTTGTCAACATTAAGAAACAAATCATATTGTGTATGGAAGAATTAGAACACACTCCGGATACAAGCTTTGAAAGAGACGTCGTGTGTGAAGATGAAAGTGCTTTTTGTTTATCACTGGAGAATATTGCAACATTACAGAAGTTGCTAAAGCAG ctggaaatgaaaaaatcACAAAACGAAGCAGAATGTGAGGGGCTCCGCACTCAAATCCGAGAGCTCTGGGATAGGTTACAAATacctgaagaagagagagagcctGTGGAGGCAATTATGACTGGGTCAAAAGCCAAAATCAGGAATGCG cTGAAATTAGAAGTGGATCGGTTAGAAGAACTGAAAATGCAAAACATAAAGCAAGTGATTGAGACAATTCGAGTGGAGCTGGCTCAGTTCTGGGACCGGTGTTTCTATAGCCAGGACCAAAGGCAGGCTTTCGCCCCTTACTATTCTG aggactacacagaaaacctGCTCCATCTTCATGATGCTGAGATTATACGGTTAAGAAACTACTATGACGTCCACAAGGAGCTGTTCCAAGGCGTCCAGAAGTGGGAAGAGAGCTGGAAACTTTTCCTAGAGTTTGAG AGAAAAGCTTCAGATCCAAGTCGGTTTACAAACCGAGGgggaaatcttttaaaagaagaaaaggaacgaGCGAAGCTCCAGAAAACACTCCCTAAG CTGGAAGAGGAGTTGAAAGCACGGATTGAACAGTGGGAACAGGAGCACTCAACAGCATTTGTGGTGAATGGGCAGAAATTCATGGAGTATGTTACAGAACAGTGGGAGTTACATCGGTTGGAGAAAGAGCGAGCCAAACAGGAGAGG CAACTAAagaacaagagacagacagaggcagagatgctaTATGGCAGTGCTCCCCGGACACCTAGCAAAAGACCAGGACAGACTCCCAACAAGTCTGGCAAAGTACGCAAG ATGAACACTACTGCCATGTCTAGTGCTACGCCCAACAGTAGCATTCGGCCTGTCTTTGGTGGATCAGTGTACCGTTCACCTA